In Dehalococcoidia bacterium, a genomic segment contains:
- the rimI gene encoding ribosomal protein S18-alanine N-acetyltransferase: protein MPPAVMNTPSHTHSSAQALPYILRPMLPQDIPQVEAIEREAFGPWNRTDFHRELRSSYAHHLVACRRDEGTLPPPSPNSFGPKLFLWWSQRRDTRPHPSVVNGYVSTWFLGGDAHIVAIAVATPYRRQGIGELLLMGSIEEAMRRRAQAVTLEVRVSNIPAQRLYEKYGFVVVGRRRGYYLDNGEDALIMTLPDPCGPAYRERLRALQEAHRQRWAPPHQQSL from the coding sequence ATGCCGCCGGCTGTGATGAACACCCCGTCGCACACCCACTCCTCGGCGCAGGCCCTTCCCTATATTCTGCGCCCTATGCTCCCCCAGGACATCCCCCAGGTAGAGGCCATTGAGCGGGAGGCCTTCGGCCCCTGGAACCGTACGGATTTCCACCGGGAACTGCGCTCCTCTTACGCACACCATTTGGTCGCCTGCCGTCGGGATGAAGGCACCTTACCCCCTCCATCCCCAAATTCCTTTGGCCCCAAACTTTTCCTCTGGTGGAGTCAGCGGCGGGACACTCGCCCCCATCCTTCCGTGGTGAACGGGTATGTGAGCACGTGGTTCCTGGGAGGCGATGCCCACATCGTTGCCATCGCTGTGGCAACGCCCTACCGTCGCCAGGGGATCGGGGAACTTTTGCTCATGGGGAGCATTGAGGAGGCCATGCGCCGGCGCGCCCAAGCCGTTACCCTGGAAGTACGGGTCTCCAACATTCCGGCCCAGCGCCTCTATGAGAAATACGGCTTCGTTGTGGTCGGACGCCGCCGAGGCTACTACCTGGACAATGGGGAGGACGCTCTGATTATGACTCTCCCCGACCCTTGTGGGCCGGCCTATCGGGAACGCCTGCGGGCTTTGCAAGAGGCCCATCGCCAGCGCTGGGCGCCCCCCCACCAGCAGAGCCTCTAA
- a CDS encoding MFS transporter, translating into MRIVTPVKMPRVGRVFHGWWIVGAAFLADFVMAGTGIYAFSVLLRPMAESLQWSLGTLTGALILRSGVAGVLSPFIGPLVDTRHGARILMSLGAVVGGLGLIAISFVQTPLQFYLAFGVVGAISILTSGFLVSSTVVSKWFIRYRGRALAIAAMGISAGGVALIPLTNWLLGMIGWRATWQVLGLISLVVVAPAAFLVVRRRPEDMGLLPDGVSAPPSAVSGEGAHSGREVAWTLRAALRTPALWLVLASTNLGLMGLQGVLVHQIAMLQERGLTRDQAALVGTVLTVFALVTKPPWGLLAERVPVRYLMSIVGWGAALGVGLLLATSGMATGIAYAVVLGTFVSATAPLNNLVWANYFGREFLGTIRGAIGPASMAVNSVAPFAVSLLHDRFSSYTVPLYAIVALYTASAVLILLAVPPKPPFVRGSAGGGAPSAGDGPLAKPAGVPDRPAHKGRGES; encoded by the coding sequence ATGAGGATTGTAACGCCGGTCAAAATGCCCCGCGTGGGGCGGGTGTTTCACGGGTGGTGGATTGTGGGGGCGGCCTTTTTGGCCGATTTCGTAATGGCGGGGACGGGGATCTACGCCTTCAGCGTCCTCCTGCGCCCCATGGCCGAGAGCCTGCAGTGGAGCCTGGGGACTTTGACAGGCGCACTCATCCTGCGCTCAGGGGTGGCGGGTGTGCTCAGCCCCTTTATCGGCCCTCTGGTGGACACGCGCCACGGCGCACGCATCCTGATGTCGCTCGGGGCGGTGGTGGGCGGGTTGGGACTGATCGCCATCAGTTTCGTGCAGACACCCCTGCAATTTTACCTCGCTTTCGGTGTAGTGGGTGCTATCAGCATCCTGACATCGGGATTCCTGGTCTCTAGCACGGTGGTCTCCAAGTGGTTCATCCGCTACCGAGGGCGGGCGCTGGCCATTGCGGCCATGGGCATTTCGGCAGGGGGTGTTGCCCTTATTCCTCTGACTAACTGGCTGTTGGGCATGATCGGATGGAGGGCTACCTGGCAAGTACTGGGCCTGATCTCCCTGGTGGTGGTGGCACCCGCTGCTTTTCTGGTGGTGCGCCGACGCCCGGAGGATATGGGTCTTTTGCCCGACGGGGTATCGGCTCCTCCGTCGGCGGTGTCTGGAGAGGGGGCCCATTCGGGGCGGGAGGTGGCCTGGACGCTGCGGGCGGCATTGCGCACCCCGGCCTTGTGGCTGGTTCTGGCGTCCACCAATCTGGGGCTCATGGGATTGCAAGGGGTGTTAGTGCACCAGATAGCCATGCTCCAAGAGCGGGGCCTCACCCGCGACCAGGCGGCCCTGGTGGGCACGGTGTTGACGGTGTTCGCCTTAGTCACGAAGCCCCCCTGGGGCCTTTTGGCCGAGCGAGTGCCGGTCCGCTATTTGATGTCTATCGTGGGGTGGGGGGCTGCGCTGGGGGTGGGGCTATTGCTAGCGACCAGCGGTATGGCGACGGGGATAGCCTATGCGGTGGTGCTGGGGACTTTCGTATCTGCCACGGCCCCCCTGAACAACTTGGTATGGGCCAACTACTTTGGCCGGGAGTTTCTGGGGACGATTCGGGGGGCCATAGGGCCGGCGAGCATGGCGGTGAACTCGGTGGCCCCTTTCGCCGTCTCCCTGTTGCACGACCGGTTTTCTAGCTACACCGTGCCCTTATACGCTATTGTGGCCCTGTACACCGCTTCGGCTGTGCTGATCCTCTTGGCGGTGCCGCCCAAGCCGCCGTTTGTTAGAGGCTCTGCTGGTGGGGGGGCGCCCAGCGCTGGCGATGGGCCTCTTGCAAAGCCCGCAGGCGTTCCCGATAGGCCGGCCCACAAGGGTCGGGGAGAGTCATAA
- a CDS encoding MBL fold metallo-hydrolase — MPTPLVPPNGPRIEVLREGDGQGNGALLRLHFPSGLVVHTAAIPQDWPSPTGPTWVYALEGEGLTLIDAGALGSAEVVVQGLRDLGLAPHAVRRIVVTHGHPDHDGAAGTLARLLDAQVWTHPLYAYLLHFDTWQIARRGNSLARQSLRAFFSQDVSPRSHDTTLQFQRHQRYLEARRSTVVAATLQDGQQWGGMTFYHTPGHSPDEISVLVGGVLFTGDHVLPEITPHPTVLTSYPPEVLQRLPPEWHRTGEHYGLATYLRSLFRVLALGEDLLVLPAHRLLRRGRLNLLTTARAREIVEHHRQRLQRILSLVAEGKQTVEAVTRALFTPRQLADGNIWPAVTEVVAHVEFLAQAGDIEVLPDGRLRATGMEEFSRAVDRLASPAP; from the coding sequence TTGCCGACGCCGCTGGTTCCCCCTAACGGCCCTAGAATAGAAGTCCTTCGGGAGGGCGACGGACAGGGCAACGGTGCCCTCCTGCGCCTGCATTTCCCTTCGGGGTTGGTGGTGCATACCGCCGCCATCCCCCAAGATTGGCCCTCCCCTACCGGTCCCACCTGGGTCTATGCCTTGGAAGGGGAAGGCCTCACCCTGATTGACGCGGGTGCTCTGGGAAGCGCCGAGGTGGTAGTGCAGGGATTGCGGGATCTCGGCCTTGCGCCCCACGCCGTGCGGCGCATCGTGGTAACGCATGGACACCCCGACCACGATGGGGCGGCGGGCACCCTGGCCAGGCTTCTGGACGCCCAGGTCTGGACGCACCCCCTGTACGCCTACCTCCTGCACTTTGACACCTGGCAGATTGCACGGCGCGGCAATTCTCTGGCACGCCAATCGTTACGGGCCTTTTTCAGCCAGGACGTTTCCCCCCGCTCCCACGACACCACCCTCCAGTTCCAGCGCCACCAGCGCTACCTGGAGGCACGCCGGTCGACGGTTGTGGCAGCGACCCTGCAAGACGGTCAGCAGTGGGGGGGAATGACCTTCTACCATACTCCGGGCCATTCGCCGGACGAAATCTCCGTGTTGGTGGGAGGCGTCCTCTTTACAGGCGACCATGTGCTCCCCGAAATCACCCCCCATCCGACGGTGTTGACCTCCTACCCCCCTGAGGTGTTGCAGCGTCTTCCCCCCGAGTGGCACAGAACGGGGGAGCACTACGGCCTTGCCACCTACCTCCGTTCCCTGTTCCGGGTGCTGGCCCTGGGAGAGGATCTGCTGGTTCTGCCCGCCCATCGTCTCTTGCGGCGGGGGCGGCTCAACCTCCTGACGACGGCCCGCGCACGGGAGATCGTGGAGCACCATCGCCAACGCCTGCAGCGCATTCTCTCCCTTGTGGCAGAGGGCAAACAAACAGTAGAGGCGGTTACCCGCGCCCTCTTTACCCCGCGCCAGTTGGCAGACGGCAACATCTGGCCTGCCGTGACCGAAGTGGTGGCCCACGTAGAGTTCCTGGCCCAGGCGGGGGACATAGAGGTTCTGCCCGACGGCCGCTTGCGGGCCACCGGTATGGAGGAATTTAGCCGGGCGGTGGACCGGCTGGCCTCCCCCGCCCCTTGA
- the mtaB gene encoding tRNA (N(6)-L-threonylcarbamoyladenosine(37)-C(2))-methylthiotransferase MtaB, with protein sequence MRVAIETHGCKLNQADSEALARCFQELGHQVVSADAEGVEVYILNTCTVTHTADAKARQALRSAHRRHPQALLVATGCLAQRAPEALRAIPGVSLVVGNTHKESLPTQVLALLGQENSSPCATGVPTEAPFLLGRTRAFVKIQEGCNQVCAYCIVPKVRGRERSIPLDDLVRTVQEREAQGYKEVVLTGTQLGSYGYEWGKNGLVALLEALLHRTSIPRIRVSSLQPQELTPTLLALWSDPRLCPHFHIPLQSGSDSVLQRMRRRYTRRDYLDAVERIRTRLPMASITTDIIVGFPGETEEDFQQTVSLCREVGFARMHLFPYSRRPGTSAFYFFDAVPPEVKRWRMGILGELARQQALAYRQNSVGSTRPVLWEEGKPFPTGQTLWYGLTDTYVRVCTLAPVALGNHITPARLVSVQGEVVWAKVEQVTASEAGPSR encoded by the coding sequence ATGCGCGTGGCCATTGAGACCCACGGGTGTAAACTCAACCAAGCCGATAGCGAAGCCTTGGCCCGGTGTTTTCAGGAGTTGGGCCACCAAGTAGTCTCGGCCGATGCGGAAGGGGTGGAGGTCTACATCCTGAACACCTGCACCGTTACCCACACTGCCGATGCCAAGGCCCGCCAGGCCCTACGGTCGGCCCACCGTCGGCATCCCCAGGCACTTCTCGTGGCGACGGGCTGTTTGGCCCAGCGCGCCCCTGAGGCTCTGCGCGCCATCCCTGGGGTGAGCCTCGTCGTGGGCAACACGCACAAGGAGAGCCTCCCCACACAGGTGCTAGCCCTTCTGGGCCAAGAGAACTCCTCCCCCTGCGCCACGGGTGTGCCGACCGAAGCCCCCTTCCTGTTGGGGCGCACGCGGGCCTTTGTCAAGATACAGGAGGGATGCAACCAGGTGTGCGCTTACTGCATCGTCCCCAAAGTGCGGGGGCGGGAGCGGAGCATCCCCCTGGACGACCTGGTGCGAACCGTGCAGGAACGTGAGGCCCAGGGCTATAAAGAGGTGGTGCTCACCGGCACCCAGTTGGGCAGTTACGGATACGAGTGGGGCAAAAATGGGTTGGTGGCCCTTCTGGAGGCCCTTCTGCACCGCACCTCCATCCCCCGCATTCGGGTGTCCTCTCTTCAGCCCCAGGAACTGACCCCCACCCTGCTGGCGCTGTGGAGCGACCCTCGCCTCTGCCCCCACTTTCACATCCCCCTCCAGAGCGGGAGCGACTCTGTGCTTCAGCGTATGCGCCGACGCTACACCCGCCGGGACTACCTGGATGCGGTGGAGCGTATCCGCACCAGACTCCCCATGGCGTCCATTACCACCGACATCATCGTTGGCTTCCCCGGTGAAACGGAAGAGGATTTCCAGCAGACCGTGTCCCTGTGCCGAGAGGTAGGTTTCGCCCGTATGCACCTCTTCCCCTACTCCCGACGCCCGGGCACCTCAGCCTTTTACTTCTTTGATGCCGTGCCTCCGGAGGTGAAGCGGTGGCGCATGGGCATCTTGGGTGAGCTGGCGCGCCAGCAGGCCCTCGCCTATCGACAAAACAGTGTGGGGAGCACGCGGCCCGTTTTGTGGGAGGAGGGCAAGCCTTTCCCCACGGGGCAGACCCTTTGGTATGGCCTGACCGATACCTATGTGCGGGTCTGCACCCTTGCGCCAGTAGCCCTGGGCAACCACATCACCCCCGCACGCCTGGTGAGTGTGCAGGGGGAAGTGGTGTGGGCTAAGGTGGAACAAGTTACAGCCTCGGAGGCGGGGCCATCCCGATGA
- a CDS encoding DsbA family protein: MRLYKVQDEFGRERVALVMRAYPLIPREMPPRPISPHSVRGRAQAGQEGAKDGLTFVPWPPDKPYPRSSMPALEAAKCALAQGEEAFRTYDLALFHAFFTRAWDISDREVLLALVEETGLERASFLKVWESGEPRRQVLADAQECAHRYGSWAQGIPLQTFNDGPPLVGCAPLAVYRRAVLRHLDPASFIGMAPPPRL, from the coding sequence GTGCGGCTCTACAAAGTGCAGGACGAGTTCGGCCGGGAGCGGGTAGCGCTGGTCATGCGCGCCTATCCCCTGATTCCTCGGGAGATGCCTCCCCGCCCCATCTCGCCCCACTCGGTGCGGGGGCGTGCCCAGGCTGGCCAGGAGGGGGCCAAGGACGGCCTCACCTTTGTGCCCTGGCCTCCGGACAAACCGTATCCGCGTTCCAGCATGCCAGCCCTCGAGGCGGCCAAATGCGCCCTTGCCCAGGGGGAAGAGGCGTTCCGCACATACGACCTGGCCCTGTTCCACGCCTTTTTCACGCGGGCATGGGACATTAGCGACCGAGAGGTGCTATTGGCTTTGGTGGAGGAGACGGGGCTAGAGCGGGCGTCCTTCCTGAAGGTCTGGGAGTCGGGGGAGCCGCGGCGACAGGTGCTGGCGGATGCCCAAGAGTGTGCCCACCGCTACGGCTCTTGGGCACAGGGTATCCCCCTCCAGACTTTCAACGACGGCCCACCCCTGGTGGGGTGTGCCCCCTTGGCCGTGTACCGACGGGCGGTGCTCCGCCACCTGGATCCGGCTTCCTTCATCGGGATGGCCCCGCCTCCGAGGCTGTAA
- a CDS encoding MBL fold metallo-hydrolase — MRIGGVSVDLVCDAHYKVDAGALFGIIPREEWLNKREIRVDKRNRIRLAVHCLLVRTADATILVDTGIGNRPDEERKGRFRYSTSKLLGRLRAKEITPRAIDYVILTHTHFISAGGVVRFNARGELLPAFPGARYLVQRASWQEALHPSIRLQDLYRTDDLLVLERAGRVEFLDGDTEVVPGVYVKVTHGYCRGHQVVLVKAGGSTVVYLGALAPTPLHFLNPACVSAYDAFPDDTAACKREFLTLAERHGWILVFPFWGDLPAATVVRRNGHLSLRPYPI; from the coding sequence ATGCGGATCGGAGGGGTATCTGTAGATCTCGTTTGTGATGCTCACTACAAGGTAGATGCGGGCGCCCTTTTTGGGATCATCCCCCGGGAAGAGTGGCTAAACAAGAGGGAGATTCGCGTCGACAAGCGTAACCGTATCCGCTTGGCCGTGCACTGTTTGCTGGTGCGCACCGCCGATGCCACCATCTTGGTGGACACTGGTATCGGTAACAGGCCAGACGAGGAGCGCAAGGGAAGGTTCCGGTACAGTACCTCTAAACTTTTGGGGCGGCTGAGGGCGAAGGAGATAACCCCGCGTGCTATTGATTATGTGATCTTGACCCACACCCACTTTATCAGTGCGGGGGGGGTCGTCCGCTTCAATGCACGGGGGGAGCTTTTGCCAGCGTTTCCCGGCGCACGCTATCTGGTCCAGCGGGCGTCCTGGCAGGAGGCCCTACATCCCAGCATTCGGCTCCAGGACCTCTATCGCACCGATGATCTGCTGGTCCTGGAGCGGGCGGGACGTGTGGAATTCCTGGATGGCGACACCGAGGTCGTCCCGGGTGTTTATGTCAAGGTAACGCACGGTTATTGTCGGGGGCACCAGGTGGTGCTGGTGAAGGCAGGGGGAAGCACAGTGGTCTACCTTGGAGCGTTGGCTCCCACCCCTCTGCACTTTTTGAATCCGGCCTGTGTCTCCGCCTATGACGCCTTTCCCGACGATACGGCGGCGTGCAAGCGGGAGTTTCTCACCCTAGCAGAGCGCCACGGGTGGATTCTGGTCTTCCCCTTCTGGGGCGATCTTCCGGCTGCTACCGTGGTGAGGCGCAACGGGCATCTCTCTTTGCGCCCCTATCCCATTTAA